CAGCAAAAAAGGTTTCTTTTTGCAGAAACAGCCAGTAAACGACATACAACAGCGCCAGGCTGATTCCCGATTGCAGGAGATATAGCGGTAAGTTGTTCATAAGGTTTATTGTTCCTGATTTTTTTGTTTTTCAATCTGTTCGTCCATCATTTCCCTGATCTCCTCCAGCTCACTCAGGCTCAGGTTGTTTTCTTTTGAGAAAAAAGAAACCAGTTGCTGGTACGAATTGCTGAAGTAGCTCGAAAGAAACCCATCGAGGTAAGCGCGGGTGTATTCCTTTTTCGTGATCAGGGGGAAGTACTCATGACTTTTACCATAAGCGGTGTAGCTCACAAAGCCCTTTTTAACCAGGATCCTTACAATGGTCGAAACCGTGTTGTAGGCCGGTCTGGGGTCGGGCAAATGTTCGAGGATGTCGTTCACAAAGCCTTTTTTAATC
Above is a genomic segment from Bacteroidales bacterium containing:
- a CDS encoding BlaI/MecI/CopY family transcriptional regulator, encoding MESNIPVKELTKAEEQVMQILWKIKKGFVNDILEHLPDPRPAYNTVSTIVRILVKKGFVSYTAYGKSHEYFPLITKKEYTRAYLDGFLSSYFSNSYQQLVSFFSKENNLSLSELEEIREMMDEQIEKQKNQEQ